In Streptomyces sclerotialus, one genomic interval encodes:
- a CDS encoding PaaX family transcriptional regulator C-terminal domain-containing protein, producing MDTKTGTGTRGAAAAHDGVGEDSSLGLRPLTARSVVLSTLLGHHPPRLPARALVRVGELFGIAEGTVRVALSRMVAAGDLQQRDGAYGLTARLLDRQRRQDESRVPRTVPWSGDWEIALVSGAEPRTAAERTALRQAMAALRLGELREGSWLRPANLDRPRPAVAAEQCTWLTGAPDGDPRALAARLWDLAGWSARARALLTALDRAAGPAGRFTVSAAILRHLLTDPLLPEALLPDDWPGPQLRARYGEFEAELGELLRRHAEG from the coding sequence ATGGACACGAAGACGGGTACCGGGACGCGGGGCGCCGCCGCGGCGCACGACGGCGTGGGGGAGGACTCCTCCCTCGGGCTGCGTCCGCTCACGGCGCGCTCCGTCGTGCTCAGCACCCTCCTCGGACACCACCCGCCCCGGCTGCCGGCCCGCGCCCTGGTCCGGGTGGGCGAGCTGTTCGGCATAGCCGAGGGCACCGTACGCGTCGCCCTGTCCCGTATGGTCGCGGCCGGTGACCTGCAACAGCGCGACGGTGCGTACGGACTCACCGCACGGCTGCTGGACCGCCAGCGCCGACAGGACGAGAGCCGCGTGCCGCGCACCGTGCCCTGGTCGGGCGACTGGGAGATCGCCCTGGTCAGCGGCGCCGAACCACGCACCGCTGCGGAACGTACCGCGCTCCGCCAGGCCATGGCGGCGCTGCGCCTGGGCGAACTGCGGGAGGGCAGCTGGCTGCGCCCCGCCAACCTCGACCGGCCGCGGCCCGCCGTCGCCGCCGAACAGTGCACATGGCTGACCGGCGCGCCGGACGGTGATCCCCGCGCCCTCGCCGCGCGGCTCTGGGACCTGGCCGGCTGGTCGGCGCGGGCCCGCGCCCTCCTCACGGCTCTCGACCGGGCCGCCGGTCCCGCCGGCCGCTTCACGGTCTCCGCGGCCATCCTCCGTCACCTCCTCACCGACCCCCTCCTCCCGGAGGCGCTGCTCCCCGACGACTGGCCGGGTCCGCAACTCCGCGCCCGGTACGGCGAGTTCGAGGCGGAGCTCGGCGAGCTGCTCCGCCGCCACGCCGAGGGCTGA
- a CDS encoding triphosphoribosyl-dephospho-CoA synthase: protein MVGSHKITSPGHCRTAADDGTYGPDIQGGSPAYRGVTGGITEADAVPRALPTDSYDQEGTAMLRPAPTSPAHLTPPVTPHLLADLAVAACTARLRLPHIPDVAAPDDPDGAAEARSLQALRPTFAAIAETADGRPLDRGLRAELGRLGEQARDGAAGHQGELWAVGLLVAGAAATGCRSAYTACAAAATLARLPYDGAPGPADTPGGRARLHFHVPGATGQAESGFPNVRRVALPALRESRAHGRPEVAARMDALLTLMATLDDTSLLHEGGPAALLSVQMDARDVVRAGGYDSPGGRAALDRLHARMRDSGLTPRGSHAVLSAALFLDFTFGTEGMTPGV, encoded by the coding sequence ATGGTGGGATCGCACAAGATCACGTCCCCGGGGCACTGCCGCACCGCCGCCGACGACGGGACCTACGGGCCGGACATACAGGGCGGAAGTCCCGCGTACCGGGGCGTCACGGGCGGCATCACAGAGGCGGACGCCGTTCCGCGCGCCCTACCGACCGATTCGTACGACCAGGAAGGCACCGCCATGCTCCGGCCCGCGCCGACCTCGCCCGCCCACCTCACTCCCCCGGTGACCCCGCACCTCCTCGCGGACCTCGCGGTGGCCGCCTGCACCGCACGCCTGCGGCTGCCGCACATCCCCGACGTGGCCGCGCCCGACGACCCCGACGGTGCCGCCGAGGCGCGGTCCCTCCAAGCGCTCCGCCCGACGTTCGCGGCGATCGCGGAGACCGCCGACGGCCGCCCCCTCGACCGCGGCCTGCGCGCCGAACTCGGCAGGCTGGGCGAGCAGGCCCGGGACGGGGCCGCCGGCCACCAGGGCGAACTGTGGGCCGTCGGCCTGCTCGTCGCGGGCGCGGCGGCCACCGGCTGCCGGTCGGCGTACACGGCCTGCGCGGCGGCGGCGACGCTGGCGCGGCTGCCGTACGACGGCGCGCCCGGTCCCGCCGACACCCCGGGCGGCCGGGCCCGGCTGCACTTCCACGTGCCCGGCGCGACCGGCCAGGCCGAATCGGGGTTCCCGAACGTACGGCGTGTGGCGCTGCCCGCGCTGCGCGAGTCCCGGGCGCACGGCAGGCCCGAGGTCGCCGCGCGGATGGACGCGCTGCTCACGCTGATGGCGACGCTCGACGACACCTCGCTGCTGCACGAGGGCGGTCCGGCGGCGCTGCTCTCGGTACAGATGGACGCCCGGGACGTGGTGCGGGCCGGGGGCTACGACAGCCCGGGCGGCCGGGCCGCGCTGGACCGCCTGCACGCCCGCATGCGGGACTCCGGACTGACCCCGCGCGGCAGTCACGCGGTCCTGTCCGCCGCCCTCTTCCTGGACTTCACCTTCGGCACGGAGGGCATGACGCCGGGGGTCTGA
- a CDS encoding TOBE domain-containing protein, producing MQSYTIGQAARLLGVSADTARRWADAGKVPTHRDEAGRRLIDGRDLAAFSTELAKSGSAEDDSPATTSVRNAFPGIVTAIKLGDVAAQVEIQAGPHRLVSLLTREAVEEMGLEVGMRATARVKSTNVHIDRVQ from the coding sequence ATGCAGTCCTACACGATCGGTCAGGCGGCGCGGCTGCTCGGCGTCAGCGCCGACACCGCACGCCGCTGGGCGGACGCCGGCAAGGTCCCCACCCACCGGGACGAGGCAGGGCGCCGGCTGATCGACGGCCGCGACCTGGCCGCGTTCTCCACCGAGCTCGCCAAGAGCGGCTCCGCCGAGGACGACTCCCCCGCCACCACCTCCGTCCGCAACGCCTTCCCCGGCATCGTCACCGCGATCAAGCTCGGTGACGTCGCCGCCCAGGTGGAGATCCAGGCGGGCCCGCACCGCCTGGTGTCGCTGCTGACGCGGGAAGCGGTGGAGGAGATGGGGCTGGAGGTCGGCATGCGGGCCACCGCCCGCGTGAAGTCGACCAACGTCCACATCGACCGGGTCCAGTAA
- the modA gene encoding molybdate ABC transporter substrate-binding protein, translated as MPRTRTFRGHRTPVAAALGAALLVPLAAGCGGKSDDASAGGGKTTIKVLAAASLTDVFQKAGAAYEKAHPDTVVKFSYAGSQQLAAQVEQDFPADALVTADTRTMDGLKGKTGTPSVIAHNRLVIATGEGNPKKVKDLKGLTDSKLKVVLAAPEVPVGRYSKQVLDEQHLKVRPVSQEQDVRGVLSKVELGEADAGIVYATDAMTAPGKVDAVQVPDDQNAIAAYPAATLKVSEHKKQADAFVTWLRSAEAQKILRDAGFQKP; from the coding sequence ATGCCCCGCACCCGTACGTTCCGCGGCCACCGCACCCCCGTGGCGGCCGCGCTCGGTGCCGCCCTGCTCGTCCCGCTCGCCGCCGGCTGCGGCGGCAAGAGCGACGACGCGTCCGCCGGCGGAGGAAAGACCACGATCAAGGTGCTGGCCGCGGCCTCGCTCACCGACGTCTTCCAGAAGGCCGGCGCCGCGTACGAGAAGGCCCACCCCGACACGGTCGTGAAGTTCTCCTACGCCGGGTCGCAGCAGCTCGCCGCCCAGGTCGAGCAGGACTTCCCGGCCGACGCGCTGGTCACGGCCGACACCAGGACCATGGACGGCCTGAAGGGGAAGACCGGCACGCCGTCCGTCATCGCCCACAACCGGCTGGTCATCGCCACCGGTGAGGGCAACCCCAAGAAGGTGAAGGACCTCAAGGGCCTCACCGACAGCAAGCTCAAGGTCGTGCTCGCCGCGCCCGAGGTCCCGGTCGGCCGCTACAGCAAGCAGGTGCTGGACGAGCAGCACCTGAAGGTGCGGCCGGTCTCCCAGGAGCAGGACGTACGCGGCGTGCTCAGCAAGGTGGAGCTCGGCGAGGCGGACGCGGGCATCGTCTACGCCACCGACGCCATGACCGCGCCCGGCAAGGTCGACGCCGTGCAGGTCCCCGACGACCAGAACGCCATCGCCGCCTACCCGGCCGCCACCCTCAAGGTCTCCGAGCACAAGAAGCAGGCCGACGCGTTCGTGACGTGGCTGCGGTCCGCCGAGGCCCAGAAGATCCTGCGCGACGCCGGATTCCAGAAGCCGTGA
- a CDS encoding ABC transporter permease, with product MRPSLRRAPLALAVPAVLAVAFLFVPLAGILVRTTWSDLGQHLTAPGVTDAIRLSLAVAFWALGLSLLLGVPLAWLLARVDFPGKALVRSLVLLPMVLPPTVGGVALLLGFGRRGLLGGVLEDWFGVQLPFHTSGAVVAATFVSMPFLVISLEGALAGLHARYEETAASLGAGPFRVFCTVTLPMVAPGLAAGAALTWARALGEFGATITFAGNLPGVTQTLPLQVYLLLQDSPEAATSVSLLLLAVAMAVLIALRGRWSVGATAKGRAGAAAAPPADPQPPGGHTFPDAVPAGPLPEAPGRAPAGTPAATQAWPLHADVTGFTRLTLDAGPGTTIAVVGPNGAGKTTLLRALLGLTPRAHAALTLGDDDVTARPPHRRGVAWVPQDGALFPHLTALGNTAYGLRARGVRRAEARRAAQEWLDRLGVGHLAHRRPAGLSGGQAGRVALARALAAGPRLLLLDEPLAALDQTTRAHVRHTLRQHLAGFRGVCLLVTHDPVEAVSLADRVLVLQDGRTLQDAAPAEVSRHPRSPWVARMLGRNAWPGTATADGLGLAGGQGSLTAAEPLEKGTEALAVIGPEAVSVHRTRPGGSPRNVWPGRVRELTAVGSRLRVLIGSPEVPDLIAEITHQAAAELDLRDGTDVWVSVKATEVTLVPV from the coding sequence GTGAGGCCCTCCTTGCGGCGGGCACCGCTCGCCCTGGCCGTGCCCGCCGTGCTGGCGGTGGCGTTCCTCTTCGTCCCGCTGGCCGGCATCCTCGTCCGGACGACCTGGTCGGACCTGGGGCAGCATCTCACCGCGCCCGGCGTCACCGACGCGATCCGGCTGTCGCTCGCCGTCGCGTTCTGGGCGCTGGGCCTCTCGTTGCTGCTCGGCGTGCCGCTGGCCTGGCTGCTGGCCCGGGTGGACTTCCCCGGCAAGGCGCTGGTCCGCTCGCTGGTGCTGCTGCCGATGGTGCTGCCGCCGACCGTGGGCGGCGTCGCGCTGCTGCTCGGCTTCGGGCGGCGCGGCCTGCTGGGCGGGGTGCTGGAGGACTGGTTCGGCGTCCAGCTGCCGTTCCATACCTCCGGTGCGGTGGTCGCCGCGACGTTCGTGTCGATGCCGTTCCTGGTGATCAGCCTCGAAGGCGCGCTGGCCGGGCTGCACGCACGGTACGAGGAGACCGCGGCCTCCCTGGGCGCCGGGCCCTTCCGGGTCTTCTGCACCGTCACCCTGCCCATGGTCGCCCCCGGCCTCGCGGCCGGCGCCGCGCTCACCTGGGCCCGCGCGCTGGGCGAGTTCGGCGCCACCATCACCTTCGCCGGCAACCTCCCCGGCGTCACCCAGACCCTGCCGCTCCAGGTCTATCTGCTCCTCCAGGACAGCCCGGAGGCCGCGACCTCGGTCTCGCTGCTGCTGCTCGCCGTCGCCATGGCCGTACTGATCGCGCTGCGCGGCCGGTGGTCGGTGGGTGCGACGGCGAAGGGCCGGGCGGGGGCCGCCGCGGCACCCCCCGCGGACCCGCAGCCGCCGGGCGGCCACACCTTCCCGGACGCGGTGCCCGCCGGCCCGCTCCCGGAGGCGCCCGGCCGGGCCCCCGCCGGCACCCCGGCGGCGACTCAAGCCTGGCCGCTGCACGCCGACGTCACCGGCTTCACCCGGCTCACCCTGGACGCCGGGCCCGGCACCACCATCGCCGTCGTCGGCCCCAACGGCGCGGGCAAGACCACCCTGTTGCGCGCGCTCCTCGGCCTCACCCCGCGGGCCCACGCGGCCCTGACCCTCGGGGACGACGACGTGACGGCCCGGCCGCCGCACCGCCGCGGCGTCGCCTGGGTACCGCAGGACGGCGCGCTCTTCCCGCACCTGACCGCGCTCGGCAACACCGCGTACGGCCTCCGCGCCCGCGGCGTCCGCCGCGCGGAGGCCCGCCGCGCCGCCCAGGAATGGCTGGACCGGCTCGGCGTCGGCCACCTCGCGCACCGCCGTCCGGCCGGCCTGTCCGGGGGGCAGGCCGGCCGGGTCGCGCTGGCCAGGGCGCTGGCGGCCGGGCCCCGGCTGCTCCTCCTCGACGAGCCGCTGGCCGCCCTGGACCAGACCACCAGGGCGCACGTCCGGCACACCCTGCGGCAGCACCTCGCCGGCTTCCGCGGCGTCTGCCTGCTCGTCACCCACGACCCGGTGGAAGCGGTCTCGCTGGCCGACCGGGTGCTCGTACTCCAGGACGGCCGCACCCTCCAGGACGCGGCGCCCGCCGAGGTGTCCCGGCATCCCCGCTCGCCCTGGGTGGCCCGGATGCTGGGCCGCAACGCCTGGCCCGGCACGGCCACCGCCGACGGCCTCGGCCTGGCGGGCGGCCAGGGCTCCCTGACCGCCGCCGAACCACTGGAGAAGGGCACCGAAGCGCTCGCCGTCATCGGCCCCGAGGCGGTGTCCGTGCACCGCACCCGCCCCGGCGGCAGCCCGCGCAACGTCTGGCCCGGCCGGGTCCGCGAGCTCACCGCCGTCGGCAGCCGGCTGCGCGTCCTCATCGGCTCGCCCGAGGTCCCCGACCTGATCGCCGAGATCACCCACCAGGCCGCCGCCGAACTGGACCTGCGCGACGGCACGGACGTCTGGGTGAGCGTCAAGGCCACGGAGGTCACCCTCGTACCGGTGTGA
- a CDS encoding lactonase family protein, which produces MNDRSSASARRLSGRPGRRGFLGALAAGATAAGLAAAAPAAAAGRGHPRPAGLRPMFLGTYTSTAGGGSGVGLAAYCPRTGRITGTGVLPGVADPSYLALSPDGRTLYAVEENAAGAVTAVALAADGAHRVLGSRPTGGAGPCHLSVHPSGRWLLSAHYTSGSVAVHPVDPATGALGARTDLVTHSAPPPGPGQDGPHAHQIVTSPDGGHVLAVDLGTDTVYSYRLDPVAGTLRQVSTAALRPGAGPRHLTFHPGGRYAYLANEVDNTAVVCGYDPATGRLTPGTPQTTGTGPGTSYPAQFVLTRDGRFAYLANRGHNSLTRYAVEERGARLRLLDTVPVGGDFPRHLAFSPDHRLLFAGNQRSNTVTAFHADPRTGALRPAAAPFGAPMPVCVLPLQA; this is translated from the coding sequence ATGAACGACCGCTCGTCAGCGTCAGCGCGCAGGCTCTCCGGGCGGCCCGGCCGCCGTGGCTTCCTCGGTGCGCTGGCGGCGGGGGCGACGGCCGCCGGCCTGGCGGCAGCGGCACCGGCCGCCGCCGCGGGGCGGGGACACCCGCGGCCCGCCGGACTCCGGCCGATGTTCCTCGGGACGTACACCTCCACCGCGGGCGGCGGCAGCGGCGTGGGACTGGCCGCGTACTGCCCGAGGACCGGGCGGATCACCGGCACCGGCGTGCTCCCCGGCGTCGCCGACCCCTCCTACCTCGCCCTCTCCCCCGACGGCAGGACGCTGTACGCGGTCGAGGAGAACGCGGCCGGTGCGGTCACCGCCGTGGCGCTCGCCGCGGACGGCGCGCACCGCGTACTGGGCAGCCGGCCGACCGGCGGCGCCGGCCCCTGTCACCTGTCCGTCCACCCCTCCGGCCGCTGGCTGCTGAGCGCGCACTACACGTCCGGCAGCGTCGCCGTGCACCCCGTCGACCCGGCGACGGGTGCCCTCGGCGCACGCACCGACCTGGTGACGCACTCCGCGCCGCCGCCCGGCCCCGGGCAGGACGGGCCGCACGCGCACCAGATCGTCACCAGCCCCGACGGCGGCCACGTCCTCGCCGTCGACCTGGGCACCGACACCGTCTACAGCTACCGCCTGGACCCGGTGGCCGGCACGCTGCGGCAGGTCTCCACGGCGGCGCTGCGGCCCGGCGCGGGCCCGCGCCATCTGACCTTCCACCCGGGCGGCCGGTACGCGTACCTCGCGAACGAGGTCGACAACACGGCGGTGGTCTGCGGCTACGACCCCGCCACCGGCCGGCTCACGCCCGGCACCCCGCAGACCACCGGGACCGGCCCGGGGACCAGCTATCCGGCGCAGTTCGTCCTCACCCGCGACGGCCGGTTCGCCTACCTGGCCAACCGGGGGCACAACAGCCTGACCCGGTACGCCGTCGAGGAGCGCGGCGCCCGGCTGCGCCTGCTGGACACCGTTCCCGTGGGCGGCGACTTCCCGCGCCACCTCGCCTTCTCCCCCGACCACCGGCTGCTGTTCGCGGGAAACCAGCGCTCGAACACGGTCACGGCCTTCCACGCCGACCCCCGCACGGGTGCCCTGCGCCCCGCGGCAGCACCGTTCGGGGCCCCGATGCCGGTGTGCGTGCTGCCGCTGCAGGCATGA
- a CDS encoding dienelactone hydrolase family protein has translation MTFDETVSVPAGGVTLAGDLNVPEHARGVVVFAHGSGSSRHSPRNRGVAEYLHANELGTLLMDLLTEDEDRVDEVTREHRFDIGLLGGRVVAAVDWLGTHPATARLRPHLFGASTGSAAALVAAAERPEQVGSVVSRGGRPDLAGDALGRVRAPVLLVVGGHDAQVLELNRQAAERLTAPCHLHVIPGATHLFPESGALDQVALAARDWFLAPGKPPHGEEGPQCAP, from the coding sequence ATGACCTTCGACGAAACGGTGTCCGTACCGGCCGGCGGAGTCACCCTGGCGGGTGACCTGAACGTCCCCGAGCACGCCCGGGGCGTGGTCGTCTTCGCGCACGGCAGCGGCAGCTCCCGGCACAGCCCCCGCAACCGAGGGGTCGCCGAGTACCTGCACGCCAACGAGCTGGGCACCCTCCTGATGGACCTGCTGACCGAGGACGAGGACCGGGTCGACGAGGTGACCCGGGAGCACCGCTTCGACATCGGTCTGCTCGGCGGACGGGTGGTGGCGGCGGTCGACTGGCTGGGCACCCACCCGGCCACCGCACGGCTGCGGCCGCACCTCTTCGGCGCCAGCACCGGATCCGCCGCCGCGCTGGTGGCGGCCGCCGAACGCCCGGAACAGGTCGGCTCCGTCGTCTCCCGCGGCGGCCGCCCCGATCTCGCGGGCGACGCGCTGGGCCGGGTGCGCGCCCCCGTCCTGCTCGTCGTGGGCGGCCACGACGCGCAGGTGCTGGAGCTGAACCGGCAGGCCGCCGAACGGCTGACGGCCCCCTGCCACCTCCACGTGATCCCCGGCGCCACCCACCTCTTCCCCGAATCCGGCGCCCTGGACCAGGTCGCCCTCGCCGCCCGGGACTGGTTCCTCGCCCCGGGGAAGCCGCCCCACGGGGAGGAGGGCCCGCAGTGCGCACCGTGA
- a CDS encoding erythromycin esterase family protein, giving the protein MRTVTGPADRTEITGRARPLTGPESLDPLLARIGDARYVLVGEASHGTAEFYHWRAELTRRLITEKGFSFVAVEGDWPDCQAVHCSLTGAPGAPADPAEALAGFRRWPAWMWANTEVARFTRWLRDHNTALPPERRVGFYGLDVYSLWESLDAVLDHLREHDPGQVAQALEAYRCFEPYAEDPQSYALATRLVPSGCEPEVIRLLTAVRERAQRATAADGSLAGLAARQNAEVLAGAERYYRAMVRGGPESWNVRDHHMADTLDRLTAHHGPSAKAVVWEHNTHVGDARATDMAEAGLVNVGQLVRERHAAEGVVLVGFGSYDGTVLAGESWGAEPRVMTVPAARPGSTEELLHRALPGGAALFLLTSATPGERPAGPGHWTRMPHDHRAIGVVYRPEREKWGNYVPTVLDRRYDAFLHLDTTRALTPLPQRHPAGTGEEETWPTGQ; this is encoded by the coding sequence GTGCGCACCGTGACCGGCCCGGCGGACCGCACGGAGATCACCGGGCGCGCCCGGCCGCTGACCGGCCCCGAGTCGCTGGACCCGCTGCTGGCACGGATCGGCGACGCGCGGTACGTCCTGGTGGGCGAGGCGTCGCACGGCACGGCCGAGTTCTACCACTGGCGCGCCGAGCTGACCCGCCGGCTCATCACGGAGAAGGGCTTCTCCTTCGTCGCGGTCGAGGGCGACTGGCCGGACTGCCAGGCCGTGCACTGCTCCCTCACCGGGGCGCCCGGGGCGCCCGCCGACCCGGCCGAGGCGCTCGCGGGCTTCCGCCGCTGGCCGGCGTGGATGTGGGCCAACACGGAGGTGGCCCGGTTCACCCGTTGGCTGCGCGACCACAACACCGCACTGCCGCCCGAACGGCGCGTCGGCTTCTACGGCCTGGACGTCTACAGCCTGTGGGAGTCCCTGGACGCCGTCCTGGACCACCTGCGGGAGCACGATCCCGGTCAGGTGGCGCAGGCCCTGGAGGCGTACCGGTGCTTCGAGCCGTACGCCGAGGACCCGCAGAGCTACGCGCTGGCCACCCGGCTCGTGCCCAGCGGCTGCGAACCCGAGGTGATCCGGCTGCTGACCGCGGTCCGCGAACGGGCCCAGCGGGCCACCGCGGCCGACGGCAGCCTGGCCGGCCTCGCCGCCCGGCAGAACGCGGAGGTGCTGGCCGGGGCCGAACGGTACTACCGGGCGATGGTGCGCGGCGGACCCGAGTCGTGGAACGTCCGCGACCACCACATGGCCGACACCCTCGACCGCCTGACGGCGCATCACGGCCCGTCCGCCAAGGCCGTGGTGTGGGAACACAACACACACGTCGGGGACGCCCGCGCCACCGACATGGCGGAGGCCGGACTGGTCAACGTCGGGCAGCTGGTCCGTGAGCGGCACGCCGCCGAAGGCGTCGTCCTGGTCGGCTTCGGCTCCTACGACGGCACGGTGCTGGCGGGCGAGAGCTGGGGCGCCGAACCGCGCGTCATGACCGTCCCCGCGGCCCGGCCCGGCAGCACCGAGGAGCTGCTGCACCGCGCGCTGCCCGGCGGCGCCGCGCTCTTCCTGCTGACCTCGGCGACGCCCGGCGAGCGGCCGGCCGGGCCGGGCCACTGGACGCGGATGCCGCACGACCACCGGGCCATCGGCGTCGTCTACCGCCCGGAGCGGGAGAAGTGGGGCAACTACGTGCCCACCGTCCTCGACCGGCGTTACGACGCGTTCCTGCACCTCGACACCACCCGGGCGCTGACGCCGCTGCCGCAGCGGCACCCGGCCGGCACGGGCGAGGAGGAGACCTGGCCCACCGGCCAATGA
- a CDS encoding phosphoribosyltransferase, giving the protein MRFTDRRDAGRQLALRVREHLAAARPHLQGGHPPDGPLVLALPRGGVPVAAEVARDLGAPLDIFVARKIGAPGRRELGIGALAGEDPPLFDRRALDFLGLTEEELAADVARERTELHRREHLYRGGRPPPELAGRTVVLVDDGLATGMTARAALRNLRRHGPAAVVLAVPVASPTTAAALAEEADEVLCLSKPPDFRAVGEWYEDFTQVSDEDVIKTLQRP; this is encoded by the coding sequence ATGCGCTTCACGGACCGCAGAGACGCCGGCCGGCAGCTCGCACTGCGGGTGCGGGAGCACCTCGCGGCGGCCCGGCCCCACCTCCAGGGCGGTCACCCGCCGGACGGCCCCCTCGTCCTCGCCCTGCCGCGCGGCGGGGTGCCCGTGGCCGCCGAGGTCGCCCGCGACCTGGGGGCACCGCTGGACATCTTCGTCGCCCGCAAGATCGGCGCCCCCGGCCGGCGCGAACTGGGCATCGGCGCCCTCGCCGGCGAGGACCCGCCGCTCTTCGACCGCCGCGCCCTGGACTTCCTCGGCCTCACCGAGGAGGAGCTCGCCGCGGACGTCGCGCGCGAGCGGACCGAACTGCACCGCCGCGAGCACCTCTACCGCGGCGGGCGCCCGCCGCCCGAACTCGCCGGCCGTACGGTCGTCCTCGTCGACGACGGCCTGGCCACCGGCATGACGGCCAGGGCCGCCCTGCGCAACCTCCGCCGCCACGGCCCCGCCGCCGTCGTCCTCGCCGTACCGGTCGCCTCCCCGACCACCGCCGCCGCGCTGGCGGAGGAGGCCGACGAGGTGCTCTGCCTGAGCAAGCCGCCGGACTTCCGCGCGGTCGGCGAGTGGTACGAGGACTTCACGCAGGTCTCCGACGAGGACGTCATCAAGACCCTGCAGCGGCCATGA
- a CDS encoding acyl-CoA dehydrogenase family protein, producing MPAGQPADGGTWPRAVQELADDLAVDASARDRAGKPPFEEVSRLREAGLPGFLTPPGPDGRGTDWHTACAAVREIATADSSLAELLAHHYVLSWGPRLFGAPERAARLELRAVRGQWLWAGRTDAPEGPDGSGLWLAPHGRKYVLSGYRAVAAGASVADRFLLSATHADTGEPVVVLVDPARTTVAPDAPEERLGQRLTGAATVTCDEVPVTAAQVLGTVPGDEHTVSPYTALAPLALRLILLHVGLGNAEGALAEARDVSRVAPGVHPFTDTGSGEYAAAPGEDPYLLLAYGELATAAHSASSVVDRATDAMARGLLTGPGLGPDERADIAFLVAAAEAVTTDSALHITTRILELTAGAPGLSPATDPGFDRFWRNARTLTARSSPTHRLRDIGAHYLNGARPSLTLHA from the coding sequence GTGCCCGCCGGACAGCCGGCCGACGGCGGGACCTGGCCGCGCGCCGTACAGGAACTCGCCGACGACCTCGCCGTGGACGCGAGCGCCCGCGACCGGGCGGGCAAACCGCCCTTCGAGGAGGTCTCCCGGCTGCGCGAAGCCGGCCTGCCGGGCTTCCTCACGCCGCCCGGCCCGGACGGCCGCGGCACGGACTGGCACACCGCCTGCGCCGCCGTACGGGAGATCGCGACGGCCGACAGCTCCCTCGCCGAACTCCTCGCCCACCACTACGTGTTGTCCTGGGGGCCCCGGCTCTTCGGCGCACCGGAGCGCGCCGCGCGGCTCGAACTGCGGGCCGTGCGCGGGCAGTGGCTCTGGGCGGGCCGTACCGACGCGCCGGAGGGCCCGGACGGGAGCGGCCTGTGGCTCGCGCCGCACGGCAGGAAGTACGTACTCAGCGGATACCGCGCGGTGGCCGCGGGCGCGAGCGTGGCCGACCGGTTCCTGCTCTCCGCCACCCACGCCGACACCGGTGAACCGGTCGTCGTCCTGGTGGATCCGGCGCGTACCACCGTGGCGCCGGACGCGCCGGAGGAGCGGCTCGGCCAGCGGCTCACCGGCGCCGCCACCGTCACGTGCGACGAGGTGCCGGTGACGGCCGCGCAGGTGCTGGGCACCGTGCCGGGGGACGAGCACACCGTCTCCCCGTACACCGCGCTCGCGCCGCTCGCGCTCCGGCTGATCCTGCTCCACGTCGGCCTGGGGAACGCCGAGGGCGCCCTGGCCGAGGCGCGGGACGTGAGCCGGGTGGCGCCCGGCGTCCATCCCTTCACGGACACCGGCAGCGGGGAGTACGCCGCGGCGCCCGGCGAGGACCCCTACCTGCTCCTGGCCTACGGCGAGCTGGCCACCGCGGCGCACAGCGCGTCATCCGTCGTCGACCGGGCGACGGACGCGATGGCGCGGGGGCTGCTGACGGGGCCCGGACTCGGCCCGGACGAGCGTGCCGACATCGCCTTCCTCGTCGCCGCCGCCGAGGCCGTCACCACCGACTCGGCGCTGCACATCACCACGCGGATCCTCGAACTGACCGCGGGGGCGCCGGGCCTCTCCCCCGCCACCGACCCCGGCTTCGACCGCTTCTGGCGCAACGCCCGTACGCTCACCGCCCGCAGCTCCCCCACGCACCGGCTCCGCGACATCGGCGCCCACTACCTCAACGGCGCCCGGCCGTCACTGACCCTGCACGCCTGA